The Fusarium graminearum PH-1 chromosome 2, whole genome shotgun sequence genome includes a region encoding these proteins:
- a CDS encoding casein kinase II subunit beta-1, whose protein sequence is MSTSSGVPESWISSFCSLLGHEYFAEVSEEFIEDDFNLTGLQTQVAMYKEALEMILDVEPEDDEDEEEEEEEEDENDSDPERLTRASSERRHHRMASDLSVIESSAEMLYGLIHQRFICSRAGIQQMSEKYELGHFGCCPRTNCDQARTLPVGLSDIPGEDTVKLFCPSCLDVYVPPNSRFQTVDGAFFGRTFGSLFLLTFPEYDLTKRGIEVLSSSGPRVNEGDGLMNGMYAKNIGPGLGRERIYEPRIYGFRVSERARSGPRMQWLRERPTDINELDEARLYAEQNPDSEDDDESGGQVGMNGRVMVRRRPPGNARLRQRQTQNGSPMAMSTNGAESEL, encoded by the exons ATGTCAACCTCTTCGGGCGTTCCCGAGTCCTGGATCTCGAGTTTCTGctcccttcttggccatgagtACTTCGCCGAGGTCTCGGAGGAGTTTATCGAAGATGACTTCAACCTGACTGGTTTGCAAACCCAAGTTGCCATGTATAAAGAAGCGTTGGAG ATGATCTTGGACGTTGAGccagaggatgatgaggacgaggaggaggaagaagaggaagaggatgaaaaCGACTCCGACCCAGAACGCCTGACCAGGGCATCCAGCGAACGGAGGCACCACCGCATGGCCAGCGACTTGTCTGTCATCGAATCCTCAGCTGAAATGCTCTACGGCCTTATCCATCAGCGCTTTATTTGCTCCAGGGCGGGAATACAGCAAATGAGCGAGAAATATGAGCTTGGCCACTTTGGCTGCTGTCCCCGGACGAACTGTGACCAGGCCCGCACTCTACCTGTCGGTCTTTCTGATATCCCTGGCGAGGACACAGTCAAACTATTCTGCCCATCTTGTTTAGATGTCTATGTTCCCCCTAATAGCCGCTTCCAGACCGTCGACGGTGCCTTCTTCGGCCGCACCTTTGGatctcttttcctcctcactTTCCCCGAATATGACTTGACCAAGCGTGGGATTGAGGTGCTCTCCAGCAGTGGTCCTCGCGTCAACGAAGGTGACGGCCTTATGAATGGCATGTATGCTAAGAACATTGGCCCTGGCTTAGGTCGCGAACGCATATACGAACCTCGAATCTACGGATTCCGTGTTTCTGAGAGAGCCAGGTCCGGCCCTAGAATGCAGTGGCTTCGTGAGCGGCCGACAGATATCAatgagcttgacgaagcTCGCCTTTACGCAGAGCAGAACCCAGActcagaagacgatgacgagagCGGTGGTCAAGTTGGCATGAATGGTAGAGTCATGGTTCGTCGACGCCCACCTGGAAACGCCCGCCTTCGCCAGCGACAAACCCAAAATGGCAGCCCCATGGCCATGTCCACAAACGGAGCTGAATCGGAGCTGTGA
- a CDS encoding eukaryotic peptide chain release factor GTP-binding subunit: MATPNSWEDDPSAQDENLAQQAQQQLNMNPAPAQGGFQPSINSFQPGAAAFTPGAATFQPGQQAYGGYAPQYQQQQYYQQGYYPQYGGAQQQQGYGQYNQGYGGYNQAQGQGYGGGGYPQYGQQQQQQSQQPAAPTIAQRPAADAPAAPSQPAAAAPKPKVISISGDTSAPKPKAKVLSISGSGTATPVKQEETPKAEPTDKPEAGQKATAAKAIEKTGEKAGKAASTKTSGKTSPSPASGRNSPTAGEKKAAAREIDAVEKEQAADVDQETLKEIYGKEHVNIIFMGHVDAGKSTLGGSILYATGMVDERTMDKYKREAKDLGRESWYLSWVMDLNKEERTQGKTIEVGRGFFETEKRRYSILDAPGHKMYVPNMIGGASQADVGILVISARKGEYETGFERGGQTREHAMLAKTQGVNKLIVAVNKMDDPTVEWSQERYTECTSKLAQFLKGTGYNLKNDVYFLPIAAQQMKGIKTRIPKEDAPWWEGPSLLEYLDSMKALERKVNAPFMLPVNGKYRDLGTMVEGKIEAGVVKKGMNMIMMPNKQSVEAAAVYGEQEDEVNLAQCGDQVRIRLKGIEEDDILPGFVLCSPKRLVHTVTEFEAQIRILELKSILTAGFNCVLHVHSAIEEVTFASLLHKLQKGTNRKSKNPPTHCKKGDSIIARMQVIGGAGAVCVEKFEDYPQMGRFTLRDQGQTIAIGKITKLISDEA; the protein is encoded by the exons ATGGCGACCCCTAACTCTTGGGAGGATGATCCCTCTGCTCAGGATGAGAACCTCGCTCAGCaggctcaacagcaacttAATATGAACCCCGCCCCCGCGCAAGGCGGCTTCCAACCAAGCATCAACTCTTTCCAACCTGGTGCCGCCGCTTTTACACCAGGCGCCGCTACTTTCCAGCCCGGTCAGCAAGCATATGGAGGATACGCACCTcaataccagcagcaacaatacTACCAGCAAGGCTACTACCCTCAATACGGCGgtgctcagcagcagcagggctACGGCCAGTACAACCAGGGCTACGGTGGTTAcaaccaagcccaaggtcaaggctaTG GTGGTGGTGGCTACCCTCAATATGgccagcaacaacagcaacaatcTCAGCAACCCGCCGCCCCCACGATTGCCCAGCGACCTGCCGCCGATGCTCCCGCTGCTCCTAGCCAAcccgccgccgccgcccCTAAGCCCAAGGTGATCAGCATCAGTGGCGACACTTCCGCTCCTAAGCCCAAGGCTAAGgtcctttccatctctggaTCAGGCACCGCTACCCCCGTCAAGCAGGAGGAAACCCCCAAGGCTGAACCCACCGACAAGCCCGAGGCTGGTCAAAAGGCCACAGCCGCCAAGGCTATCGAAAAGACAGGCGAGAAGGCCGGCAAGGCTGCCAGCACTAAGACTTCTGGCAAGACTTCGCCAAGCCCCGCCTCCGGACGCAACAGTCCTACTGccggcgagaagaaggcggctGCCCGAGAGATCGATGCTGTCGAAAAGGAGCAGGCTGCCGATGTCGACCAGGAAACACTTAAGGAAATTTACGGCAAGGAGCacgtcaacatcatctttatGGGACACGTTGATGCCGGAAAGTCAACTCTGGGTGGTTCGATTCTGTATGCCACCGGCATGGTCGATGAGCGAACCATGGATAAGTACAAGAGAGAGGCTAAGGACTTGGGTCGCGAGTCTTGGTACCTGTCATGGGTCATGGATTTGAACAAGGAGGAGCGAACACAAGGAAAGACTATCGAGGTTGGACGTGGATTCTTCGAAACCGAGAAGCGTCGTTACAGTATCCTCGATGCCCCTGGCCACAAGATGTACGTTCCCAACATGATTGGAGGTGCCTCGCAAGCCGATGTTGGTATTCTGGTCATTTCCGCCCGAAAGGGTGAGTACGAGACTGGTTTCGAGCGTGGTGGACAGACTCGTGAGCATGCTATGCTTGCAAAGACTCAGGGtgtcaacaagctcatcgtTGCCGTTAACAAGATGGACGACCCCACTGTTGAGTGGTCTCAGGAGCGATACACGGAGTGCACATCTAAACTCGCTCAGTTCCTCAAGGGTACCGGTTACAACCTCAAGAACGACGTTTACTTCTTGCCCATTGCTGCTCAGCAGATGAAGGGTATCAAGACCCGTATTCCAAAGGAGGACGCTCCCTGGTGGGAGGGCCCTTCGCTGCTCGAGTACCTCGACAGTATGAAGGCGCTTGAGCGTAAGGTCAATGCTCCTTTCATGTTGCCCGTCAATGGAAAGTACCGTGATCTTGGTACAATGGTTGAGGGAAAGatcgaggctggtgttgtcaagaagggcatgaacatgatcatgatgccCAATAAGCAAAGCGTTGAGGCTGCCGCTGTCTACGGCGAGCAGGAAGATGAAGTTAACCTGGCTCAGTGTGGTGACCAAGTGCGAATCAGGCTCAAGGGTATCGAGGAGGACGACATCTTGCCCGGATTCGTGCTGTGTTCGCCAAAGCGACTTGTTCACACTGTCACCGAGTTCGAGGCGCAAATCCGCATCTTGGAGCTCAAGAGTATCCTGACTGCTGGCTTCAACTGTGTTCTACACGTCCACTCCGCCATTGAGGAAGTGACATTCGCCAGCCTTCTACACAAGCTCCAAAAGGGAACCAACcgcaagagcaagaaccCACCTACACACTGTAAGAAGGGCGACAGTATTATCGCCCGCATGCAGGTGATTGGCGGAGCAGGCGCTGTGTGCGTGGAGAAGTTCGAGGACTACCCCCAGATGGGTCGCTTCACCCTAAGAGACCAG GGACAAACCATCGCCATTGGCAAGATCACGAAGCTCATCTCTGACGAAGCTTAA